CCCCCTGCCACATCGACAACGAACACCTGCTTGTCCACCAGACCCCGTGAAAAGGTTGCGGTGAGGTTGTCACCGCCGCTTTCTACGACGACCATCTGAAGTGTCGGGAACGCGCGTCTTAGGCAGTCGATGGCATCCAGGTTGGCAGCGATGTCGTCGCGGATCGCGGTGTGAGGGCAGCACCCGGTCTCCACCGCCACGATCCGGTCGGGCTCCAAGACAGCGGCGCGCTTGAGGAAGTCAGCGTCCTCGGTCGTGTAGATGTCGTTCGTAACCACTCCTAGCTGAACCCGGCTCGAAAATGCTTTGCAAAGGTTCGCGACGAGGGCGGTCTTACCGCTTCCGACGGGTCCCCCTACGCCTAAGCGGAGAGGGCCCGGCTCAGTCGGTGTGGCGTCACGATGCAAATAGTCGTTCCTTTCTCCCGAAGTGCTCCTCGGCCAGCAGGTCGAGAATCGGCGACGACGGCGAGGGGATCTTCCGCAGCGGTCGCCTGGCGTCTCGCGCCGCGACTGCCGCCACCGCGTCGACGTCTTCGGCGATCCCCGCGAGGACCTTCCCTGTGCCGGCGGGATCCAGACCGAGCAGCCTCAGGGCAGCTGAAGCGGGACCGGCTACGGAGGCGTAAGCCGCCGACATCGCCGCTTCGCCAGGAGACAACCCCGCCACGGCGGCGACCACGCCCATCACGACCGCCTGATGGGGGTCGCTCCCGGTTAGAGCAGCAGCGGCAGCGAGGGACGCCAACGGATCGGCCTCGAAGACACGGTCGGCGGTCCGCAGCAACTGACCCCCCTGTTTTCGCGATGCGTACCGCGCTGCCGGGGAGGGCATCCTGGCATCGGATTCCATGTCAGCCACACGCCACAGACGGTCGAGATCGGCGCCATCCTGCACGCCGGCGCAGATGCGCGCCGCGATGCAAGCTCCGATGAGGCCCGCTGTAGCGAGCCGTCCTCTCAGGAACCCTTCGAGTTGGGGAAGGTCGTCGATCACACCGTCTTCGCATGCCTGCT
This portion of the Acidimicrobiales bacterium genome encodes:
- a CDS encoding urease accessory UreF family protein produces the protein MRSLLLLVSDSRFPAGGHAHSGGVEQACEDGVIDDLPQLEGFLRGRLATAGLIGACIAARICAGVQDGADLDRLWRVADMESDARMPSPAARYASRKQGGQLLRTADRVFEADPLASLAAAAALTGSDPHQAVVMGVVAAVAGLSPGEAAMSAAYASVAGPASAALRLLGLDPAGTGKVLAGIAEDVDAVAAVAARDARRPLRKIPSPSSPILDLLAEEHFGRKERLFAS
- the ureG gene encoding urease accessory protein UreG; its protein translation is MHRDATPTEPGPLRLGVGGPVGSGKTALVANLCKAFSSRVQLGVVTNDIYTTEDADFLKRAAVLEPDRIVAVETGCCPHTAIRDDIAANLDAIDCLRRAFPTLQMVVVESGGDNLTATFSRGLVDKQVFVVDVAGGDKVPRKGGPGVTRSDLLVINKVDLADLVGANLSVMETDAKAIRKDLPVCMISLRTGEGVERVHDWVEKCLAEASRV